Proteins encoded together in one Bacteroidota bacterium window:
- a CDS encoding OsmC family peroxiredoxin, with amino-acid sequence MPTRKASAQWSGDLKQGSGKITTGGVIKNAEYTFTSRFEDGVGTNPEELLGSAHAACFSMELASKLSADGYSVDTINTSDSIHLEKNGNGFSISKIVINCEAKVQGINKEEFLKYAENAKNNCIISKALTGVNMELETVLK; translated from the coding sequence ATGCCTACACGTAAAGCAAGTGCTCAATGGTCAGGTGACCTAAAACAGGGTTCAGGGAAAATAACAACAGGTGGAGTTATTAAAAATGCAGAATATACATTTACATCGCGTTTTGAGGATGGGGTTGGAACAAATCCTGAGGAATTACTAGGATCTGCTCATGCAGCTTGTTTTTCAATGGAACTTGCAAGCAAATTGTCAGCTGATGGTTATTCTGTGGACACCATTAACACATCTGACAGCATACATTTAGAGAAAAATGGAAATGGTTTTTCCATTTCGAAAATTGTTATTAACTGCGAGGCAAAAGTGCAGGGAATTAACAAGGAAGAATTTTTAAAATATGCCGAAAATGCAAAGAATAATTGCATTATCTCAAAAGCATTAACTGGAGTAAACATGGAATTGGAGACTGTATTAAAATAG
- a CDS encoding PDZ domain-containing protein → MKKAGLVSLFLLLIFSGFNYIESRNDKVDRSLRLYDAYFRTLMENYVDELDPQIVIRKSIDATNASIDTYTRFFDSTETLDRTRQWQGILYGGIGIDLIDRNGSVLITGVKENYPAQKAAIFPGNIILSIDSNSIKGKQFAEVVNLIRGEVGTEVSFTLANSTDTVIKKLVRVQVKSEPVPYSFLIDENTGYIKFNHFLKGSSNAFNESLIELKNKIKLKNLIVDLRGNSGGLVDEAVKLLSFFIPDGKEVCSLKGFNSGSNYSYYTSGNLADTTLFLILLTDENTISAAEIFAGAIQDYDRAVIVGRTTFGKGLVQGTRFPGAGTSLYITAARYYTPSGRGIHRFNKPNNFDRLFYSNNGRELKAEGGVSPDVFMDAKKVPPIIKSLELSFLLFDYANYYKKLNPKIINGTGFSFEDKVLNDFIKFVWERQDELKLPSDKKLGELIEVLITENQENPTSKEIEKLMQNMRNQKALMLKKYKKEIKVLLEREILKRYYYSSLIASREAQQDELIQKSLSLFKDTVEYKKILNLNK, encoded by the coding sequence GTGAAAAAAGCAGGTCTTGTATCCTTGTTTCTCTTATTGATTTTTTCTGGTTTCAATTATATTGAAAGCCGGAATGATAAAGTAGACAGAAGTCTTCGTTTGTACGATGCTTATTTCCGTACATTAATGGAGAATTACGTAGATGAACTTGATCCCCAAATTGTTATTCGAAAATCAATTGATGCAACAAATGCCTCAATTGATACCTATACACGATTTTTTGATTCCACCGAAACCCTTGACAGGACAAGACAATGGCAGGGGATCCTTTATGGAGGGATAGGAATTGATTTAATTGACAGAAACGGTTCGGTACTTATAACGGGGGTTAAAGAAAATTATCCGGCACAAAAAGCGGCCATATTTCCTGGCAACATTATTTTATCTATTGATAGTAATTCAATTAAAGGGAAACAATTTGCGGAAGTTGTAAATCTAATTCGTGGTGAAGTTGGAACTGAAGTTTCTTTTACCCTGGCAAATTCAACAGATACTGTAATTAAAAAATTAGTTAGGGTGCAGGTCAAAAGTGAACCCGTTCCTTATTCTTTTTTAATTGATGAAAATACTGGCTATATTAAATTCAATCATTTTCTTAAAGGTTCCTCAAATGCTTTTAATGAATCCCTGATCGAGTTAAAAAACAAGATAAAACTAAAAAACCTCATTGTGGATTTAAGGGGAAACTCTGGCGGATTAGTGGATGAGGCAGTTAAATTACTTTCTTTTTTTATCCCTGATGGAAAGGAAGTTTGTTCGCTTAAAGGATTTAATTCAGGCAGCAACTATTCTTATTATACTTCTGGGAATCTTGCAGATACAACTTTATTCCTAATTTTATTGACAGATGAAAATACTATTTCCGCTGCTGAGATTTTTGCCGGAGCAATTCAGGACTATGACAGGGCAGTAATTGTAGGAAGAACAACCTTTGGTAAAGGCCTTGTACAAGGAACGCGTTTTCCCGGAGCAGGAACAAGTCTTTACATTACAGCTGCCAGATATTATACACCTTCCGGAAGAGGTATTCACAGATTTAATAAACCTAATAATTTTGATAGATTGTTTTATTCAAACAATGGAAGGGAGCTTAAAGCAGAAGGAGGAGTTTCCCCTGATGTATTTATGGATGCAAAAAAAGTTCCTCCGATCATTAAATCTTTAGAATTGAGTTTTTTGCTTTTTGATTATGCAAACTATTATAAAAAGTTAAATCCTAAGATAATAAATGGAACAGGGTTTTCTTTTGAGGATAAGGTTTTGAATGATTTTATAAAATTTGTATGGGAAAGACAAGATGAGCTAAAATTACCATCAGATAAAAAACTGGGAGAATTAATTGAAGTTTTAATCACTGAAAACCAAGAAAATCCCACATCAAAGGAGATTGAAAAATTAATGCAAAACATGCGGAATCAAAAAGCACTAATGCTAAAAAAATATAAAAAAGAAATAAAGGTGCTTCTGGAAAGGGAAATTTTAAAAAGATATTATTATTCATCGCTTATAGCTTCACGGGAAGCCCAACAGGATGAATTGATTCAAAAATCGCTTAGTTTATTTAAGGATACTGTTGAATATAAAAAGATATTAAATCTGAATAAGTAA
- a CDS encoding GntR family transcriptional regulator, protein MVELGKFNELEVLRQVDFGFYLDNGEEGILLPGKYAPEGLKPGDLINVFVYRDSEDRIIATTLKPAATVGGFAYLKVVDTSGSGAFLDWGIEKDLLVPFNEQRKKMELGRKYVVAIYVDELTNRIVGSAKIDKHLQQKNIYLEDGDPADIIIYEVTDLGFKAIVNNRYQGLLYKNEVFEKLFIGDKLKAWVKKVREDSKIDLSLEKSGLEKIDTDSEKLLKILKSHNGYLPLTDNSSPEEIKETAGMSKKAFKKAIGKLYKGKIIKLEEKGISIISESLAKKQ, encoded by the coding sequence ATGGTTGAACTAGGTAAATTTAACGAGTTGGAGGTGCTCCGACAAGTTGATTTCGGATTTTATTTGGATAATGGAGAAGAAGGGATTTTGCTTCCTGGAAAATATGCTCCAGAGGGATTAAAACCCGGAGATTTAATTAATGTGTTTGTTTATAGGGATTCTGAAGACAGGATTATTGCAACTACCCTTAAACCTGCTGCAACTGTTGGTGGATTCGCATACCTTAAAGTTGTTGATACTTCCGGTTCAGGGGCTTTCCTTGATTGGGGAATTGAAAAAGATCTTTTGGTTCCCTTTAATGAGCAGCGTAAAAAAATGGAACTTGGGAGAAAATATGTTGTTGCAATTTATGTGGATGAACTTACCAACCGAATTGTTGGATCTGCAAAAATAGACAAGCATTTGCAGCAAAAGAACATTTATTTAGAAGATGGTGATCCTGCTGATATCATAATATACGAAGTTACAGATTTAGGCTTTAAAGCAATTGTAAACAATCGTTACCAGGGATTGTTATACAAGAATGAAGTTTTTGAAAAACTTTTTATAGGTGATAAGCTAAAGGCATGGGTTAAAAAGGTGCGGGAGGATAGTAAAATAGATCTATCACTTGAAAAATCAGGCCTAGAAAAAATTGATACAGACAGTGAGAAATTACTGAAAATATTAAAATCACATAATGGTTATCTTCCACTTACCGATAACAGCAGTCCTGAAGAAATAAAGGAAACAGCAGGAATGAGTAAGAAAGCCTTTAAAAAAGCAATCGGGAAACTGTATAAAGGAAAAATAATTAAACTGGAAGAAAAGGGGATCAGCATTATTAGCGAATCGCTTGCAAAAAAACAATAA
- a CDS encoding AAA family ATPase, giving the protein MSKETIESLLKLQNLLLVEKEEDFRQYQDKFLRSSLSQRRENGFTWYPIRITSSDIGLGEYLIVEVERTSGMDEAHQMQVGKNAELFTSNDAYSKESVSGIIKNVSKNRLKIALTIDDLPDWATEGKLGINLLFDENSYREMNIALKKVILAEDSRLAELREILYGTKNATFNKEDDAIKINALNDSQNKAVRKIVAAKDLAIVHGPPGTGKTTTMVEAIIQVLKTEKQVLVCSPSNLAVDLMTEKLAEKGINVLRLGNPVRVSENLLKNTLDAKVAADPSFKEIKQYRKQADEYRNMASKYKRSFGKAERDQRRMLRQEAKEILKQARTIEEYIVTLQFDKAQVIACTPVVSSGRYLRDKIFDTVFIDEAAQALEPACWIPISRSNRVIFAGDHFQLPPTVKSKAAEAGGLSKTLFEKSISSPGVSVMLEIQYRMHEHIMGFSNEKFYGGKLLADDSVKNNLLNYDTSEPLLSMALEFIDTAGCGYSEELNPESLSFSNPEEARLLIKHLSMVLEKYYSKNSEPVSIGIVSPYKEQVQFINDELANHEYLNQHLASIAVKTVDGFQGRERDIIYISMVRSNDTGEIGFLNDIRRMNVALTRARKKLVVIGDSATLAYNNFYKDFLTYVESINSYKSGWEYMD; this is encoded by the coding sequence ATGAGCAAGGAAACAATAGAGTCTTTATTGAAACTGCAAAACTTGCTATTGGTTGAAAAGGAAGAGGATTTTCGCCAATACCAGGATAAATTTTTAAGAAGCAGCTTAAGCCAGAGAAGGGAAAATGGATTTACCTGGTATCCAATTCGAATTACTTCTTCTGATATTGGTTTGGGGGAATATTTAATTGTTGAGGTAGAAAGAACCTCAGGCATGGATGAGGCTCATCAAATGCAGGTAGGAAAAAATGCCGAGCTCTTTACCTCAAACGATGCCTATTCAAAGGAATCAGTTAGTGGAATTATAAAAAATGTTAGCAAAAACAGGCTCAAAATTGCCCTTACAATTGATGATTTGCCCGACTGGGCAACTGAAGGAAAATTGGGAATCAATCTTTTGTTTGATGAAAACAGTTACCGGGAAATGAATATTGCTCTTAAAAAGGTTATTCTTGCTGAGGATAGCAGACTGGCTGAATTAAGAGAAATTCTTTATGGTACTAAAAATGCAACTTTCAATAAGGAAGATGATGCTATAAAAATTAATGCCTTAAATGATTCACAAAACAAGGCCGTAAGAAAAATAGTTGCAGCAAAGGATTTAGCAATCGTACATGGTCCTCCGGGAACAGGTAAAACTACTACAATGGTAGAAGCAATAATTCAGGTTTTGAAAACAGAAAAGCAAGTATTGGTATGCAGTCCCAGCAATCTTGCCGTTGACCTTATGACTGAAAAATTAGCAGAAAAAGGCATTAATGTTTTACGGTTGGGAAACCCCGTTAGAGTGTCGGAAAATTTGTTGAAAAACACACTTGATGCAAAGGTTGCAGCCGATCCTTCCTTTAAGGAAATTAAACAATACCGCAAGCAGGCCGATGAATACCGAAATATGGCATCAAAGTATAAACGAAGTTTTGGTAAGGCTGAAAGAGACCAGCGCAGAATGCTGCGCCAAGAGGCAAAGGAAATTCTAAAACAAGCAAGGACCATTGAAGAATACATAGTAACACTGCAGTTTGATAAAGCACAAGTTATAGCCTGCACACCAGTAGTTTCTTCAGGAAGATATTTAAGGGACAAGATTTTTGACACTGTTTTTATTGATGAGGCCGCACAAGCACTGGAACCGGCATGTTGGATTCCAATTTCAAGATCAAACCGAGTGATTTTTGCAGGTGATCATTTTCAATTGCCACCAACAGTAAAATCAAAAGCTGCTGAAGCTGGTGGATTAAGTAAAACCTTGTTTGAAAAATCAATTTCTTCTCCTGGTGTTTCTGTTATGTTAGAAATTCAGTACAGGATGCATGAACACATTATGGGATTTTCCAATGAGAAATTCTATGGTGGAAAACTTCTGGCTGATGATTCAGTAAAAAATAATCTTTTGAATTATGACACTTCAGAGCCATTACTTTCTATGGCACTTGAATTTATTGATACTGCTGGATGTGGGTATTCAGAAGAATTAAATCCGGAATCCTTAAGTTTTTCTAATCCTGAAGAAGCCCGTTTACTCATCAAACATCTTTCTATGGTACTGGAAAAGTATTATTCCAAAAATAGTGAGCCTGTTTCAATTGGTATTGTTTCCCCTTACAAGGAGCAGGTTCAATTTATCAATGATGAACTTGCAAATCATGAGTATTTAAATCAGCACCTTGCTAGTATTGCAGTTAAAACAGTAGATGGATTTCAGGGGAGAGAGCGTGATATCATATACATTAGCATGGTAAGAAGCAACGATACTGGTGAAATAGGCTTTTTAAATGATATTCGAAGAATGAATGTTGCTCTTACACGTGCAAGAAAAAAACTTGTAGTTATTGGCGATAGCGCAACACTTGCTTACAACAATTTTTACAAGGATTTTTTAACCTATGTAGAATCAATAAACAGTTATAAAAGTGGCTGGGAGTATATGGATTGA
- a CDS encoding 16S rRNA (uracil(1498)-N(3))-methyltransferase, which produces MHLFYTPDINSDLYILSEEESKHGVKVLRLKNGDQVELIDGKGGWYRAEITDAHPKRTLVKVLNKKEEFKKRSYKLHIALAPTKNSVRTEWFLEKATEIGIDSVSFIHCRNSERVVVKTDRLNKIVTSAVKQSLKAYHPLLNELVSFNEMLNEAENFKGQKFIAHCREEQKDHLCKLYKAGKDALILIGPEGDFTREEVNMAMTSGFEQISLGNSRLRTETAALVACHTVSLINEKCS; this is translated from the coding sequence ATGCATCTTTTTTATACTCCTGATATTAATTCAGATCTTTACATTTTATCAGAAGAAGAATCAAAGCATGGGGTGAAAGTTCTACGGCTTAAAAACGGGGACCAAGTAGAATTGATTGATGGTAAAGGAGGTTGGTACAGGGCTGAAATAACAGATGCACATCCAAAAAGGACCCTTGTAAAAGTGCTTAATAAAAAAGAAGAATTTAAAAAACGAAGTTATAAACTGCATATAGCACTTGCCCCAACAAAGAATTCGGTGAGAACCGAATGGTTTTTGGAAAAAGCAACAGAAATAGGAATTGATAGTGTAAGCTTTATTCATTGCAGAAATTCAGAAAGAGTGGTTGTGAAGACTGATCGTTTAAATAAAATAGTAACTTCAGCGGTCAAGCAATCCCTAAAAGCATATCATCCTTTGCTTAATGAACTTGTTTCCTTTAATGAAATGCTTAATGAGGCAGAAAACTTTAAGGGTCAAAAATTTATTGCTCATTGTAGGGAGGAACAAAAGGATCATCTATGCAAATTGTATAAAGCAGGAAAAGATGCATTGATACTTATTGGTCCGGAAGGAGACTTTACAAGAGAGGAAGTAAACATGGCGATGACAAGTGGTTTTGAACAAATAAGTTTAGGGAATAGCCGTTTAAGAACTGAAACGGCAGCCCTGGTTGCTTGCCATACAGTGAGCCTTATAAATGAAAAATGCAGTTAA
- a CDS encoding DUF4159 domain-containing protein, with the protein MRKILFILCIIACEPVLAQNKYAFQIAVLKYGGGGDWYSNLATSLPNLIKFCNKNLNTNINPEQAIVEVGSVEIFNYPFVHMTGHGNVVFSNSDAENLRRYLLAGGFLHIDDNYGMDKFIRPQMKKVFPELDFVELPFAHPVYHQKYIFKNGLPKIHEHDQKPSQGFGLIYKGRLICYYSFETDLGDGWEDAEVHNNTEETRSKALQMGANLLQYVLLNNP; encoded by the coding sequence ATGAGGAAAATACTTTTTATACTTTGCATAATTGCTTGTGAGCCTGTTTTGGCTCAAAATAAATATGCTTTTCAAATTGCCGTTCTAAAATACGGTGGAGGTGGAGATTGGTATTCCAACCTTGCTACCTCCTTACCAAACCTGATTAAATTTTGCAATAAAAACCTCAACACAAACATCAACCCCGAACAGGCCATAGTAGAGGTAGGCAGCGTAGAAATTTTCAATTATCCTTTTGTTCACATGACCGGACATGGCAATGTGGTTTTTTCAAACAGCGATGCTGAAAACCTGCGCAGGTATCTTTTGGCAGGAGGCTTCCTGCATATTGATGACAATTATGGAATGGATAAATTTATCCGCCCGCAAATGAAAAAAGTTTTTCCTGAACTTGATTTCGTTGAACTTCCTTTTGCTCATCCAGTTTATCATCAAAAATATATTTTTAAAAATGGTTTGCCCAAAATACATGAACATGACCAAAAACCTTCCCAGGGTTTTGGATTGATTTATAAGGGAAGGTTAATATGCTATTATTCTTTTGAAACTGATCTTGGTGATGGATGGGAAGATGCTGAAGTACATAACAATACTGAAGAAACCCGCAGCAAAGCACTGCAGATGGGGGCCAATCTTTTGCAATATGTTCTTTTGAATAATCCATAA